From Mucilaginibacter gotjawali:
AGCGCGATGGATATTTGTGTTGCCGCCGCATGTTTAATGATATTGTTAAAGATCTCCTGCACAATCCGGAAAATGATCAGGTCCTTATCCGGGTTGCCGGCGGCGGGCAGCTCTTCGCCCGGCACGTAAACGATTTCGTACCGGCCCGAACGCTCCATCCAGCTAACCTCCTGCCTGATGGCCTCCGGCAAGCCAAGGGCCACCAGCTGGTCGCCCTGCAGCAGGTGGCCCAGCAGCCGCATTTCTTTGATGGAGCGCAGCGTCAGGTCGATGGAATCATTGATCTTTTGCCGGGCCTTTGCTTCATTATCCAGCTCAATGGAATTGAGGGTTAATGAAGTAAGGCTAAGCAGCTGGCCGATGTTATCATGCAGGTCGGCGCCGATGGTTTGCATAGTTTGCTCCTGCACTTCGAGCTGGGTTTGGATTAAGGTGTTTTGAAAAGCGGAGATTTCCATCTGGTGAATTTTTTTTCGAGTATGATATAATATTGCTGTTATTATAATGACAGTGACAAGCAATAAAAAAAACACGCTGATTAGAATAACTACCTGAAAAACTTCCATTTCGGTATTGAATTTATCAGACCTAAAATAATGCTTATGTAGAAAAAAATATTTAATGGCCGTGTTATTAAACTAAACAATTTCATTGTTTCGTCGAAATCAAGGTTGAATAAGTAGGGGTATAAACCCAAGAACACGAAAACACCACCAAAAAAAACCATAATACCCACCGAAATCCAGAAGTCTGGATGTGCGTATATCGGATCAATTATGTCTGCGTCTATATAAAACAGTAAATGAGTATAGAAAACGAATAATAAAAGGCCTTCAACGTCGATATTTATTGCTGGCATTGATTTAAAGTGGTATGTGAAATAGGAAATCGATAAACTAAAAAAAATAAAAAAAGGTATAGAATACTTTATTATTAATCTGAAATTGTTTTGTGCGCAACTTTTTAGATAATATAAACAGAAGAGAGAATATTCTATTGGATTAAACAAGTGATATGTCCAACCAAAGTCTATGTGATAATGAACAGCTATGGTTGAAAACACCTCTACTAACAAAGTAGCAGATAAAACCAGTAGAATGTATAATGACTTTTTACAGCCGCTTCTAAAAGATCTAAACGCCAAGAAAAGTCCGCAACAAATTAAACTTAAATATACAGCGTTATAGAGACTCACAATTTGCGCGGGCTTAGATTAAGAATAATAGCGTTAATGGTCTTAAGCTCAATCAAATATACGAAGTATCTTTTGTTTGTTAGCCTAAGACCATTTTTCAACTTTTATTTTTCTTTTTCGATCGCCTTTTTCAATAAATAGTAATGTTCATCTAAAGGGCGTTTTGAATCAAAATTTAGCATTATAGGCCCCCCGGAGGATTGCCATATTCTCCGCTTAGCGACATCGTGGCAACCTTATTATCTTTTAAAATAAAACTTTCATCCGGTATTGGAGGATATGTTGCTGGCGGATAGTTGAGATCGTAGCCGTTCATATCAACACCAACCATTACCAAAGAATAATGTAATTCCCCATTTTCTAACGGCCTGGCGCCCAAGTAAGACCTTATGCCCTCGCAATTTGGCTGACTCAGTATTTTCAATATAATTGTTTTATCAAATGTAACCCCATACATTAAGTTGTATATGTTGTTTGCAGTTTCAAAAGACAAATCTTTTTCTTTTTCAGCAATCTCCGTTAGTGCTGTAAAAAAAGCTTTAGTTGATTTATGAGCGGCAGAAATCATTTGAATAGCTAAATTGGCTTCTATTGGCTTTCCAAAAGATGTGGAGTCTATAGATGACTGATATTCTTTTAGTGGCGTATGAGTTCTCATCCCAAGTTTGCTACTTTGTTCCGGAAGTGTTATTGGCGCACCACAAACGCCTGATGCTTTTGTTGGATCTTCACATTGGCCAAATACCTGCCATTCGTGATCTTTTAAATCTTCTTTCATGATAATCTTGTTTTAAGTTTACCCCTAAATTCTGAATTAACTTCCACACTACCAACGCCATTTCACCCTTTTTTATACCGTAAAAACACCTTGTTAAAAAAGGCTGAATTACGGCATTTTCAGCTACCGTTTAGTTGGAGATTTGGACGGTCACTAAATCAAAAAATCATGAAAAAGCTATTAAAATGTTTCTTGTTGTTATGTCTTGCCATTTTTAGCCTTAGCGCATTCGGTCAAAGTAATAAAATCGGGTTTAAATATTATCTGACTAAATCAAAAGTTGACCAAATGACGCTTCCCTCAAATGGCTTTGGTTTGAAAGACAGCGTAGTAGTATTTGCAAAAGGTGAAACCGTAACCTTACAATCGGGTAAAACGGTAAAACTAACAAAAGACAGCGTTTTAATAAAAGACGTCACTCTTTGTAATGGAAGCACCTTACAATGTAATATTACACCAACGGCTGGTTTTTTACAAATCGATCCCTGGGCAATCGTGACGAATCCTTGTGGGGATCCTTCTGGGAAAAGCACTATGATCAATGCTTTTTCGAAGAACTCTATTATTATTACTTTTCCAAGAAAATTGGTTGGTAATCCAACTATGGTATTGAACCTGAATTACGGGGCATGGATTTTAAATGTAAGTACACTAGGTGTTAAGTTCCGGCCATCGGTGAAGGATTCGAACAATGTAAAGCATGCGGCAACAGCCACTGGAAGCAATTTAAATTTGGGGCTGACCTATGGTTATTCATGGGGATTCACGGCGTTCAATAATCGAACGAATAATAGCTATTCTTTTACATTAAGTGGTGGACTGGGTTTTTCTACAATTGATATAACGAAAGAGATAGTAACGGCACATCTGGATTCAGGATTAGGGAGCGAATTTGTATTAAGCCCATCGATTAATATGATATTTGCGAGAAATGACATAGGAATTTTATTTGCGCTAGGTACCGATTTGATGACAGGAAAACAAGGGTCATCTTGGGCCTATCATGGTAAGCCTTATTTCGGCCTAGGTATAGCAGCCGGGTTTAGACTCTGATTTTTCGAGAATAAGCAACTATTTATTTATGCAGCATTTCCTTATCGGGTACTGCTCTAAATAACTTGTTTATCAGAAAGGATTATTTTAATAACCCGTCAGTTGAGGATTGTGTTTAGTTAACATATGCCATTTTAGATTGAAATTAGAAAACATGAACTGACAATATATATACCCCCCCCATCCGTAACAAAAATATAACACCCAATCTTCATTAATTCCATTAAATTTACGCATCATATGATGATGCGATGAACCCTGTCCACATTTCTCACAGATCCTTAGCCGATGAGGTTGCTTCGCTGCTGCAGGATAGAATTTTAAAAGGCGAATACAAGGTAAACCAAAAGCTGCCGGTAGAGGCAAAGTTGATGGAACTGTATGGCGTTGGCCGTTCTACCGTCCGCGAAGCGGTAAAGACTTTGGTGAACTCGGGCTTTTTACGTGTGCAGCAGGGTAAGGGTACTTTTATTGAAGACAATACGGGGATGAACGAACCCCTTAACCAGCGCCTGAAAAGGGCCAACCCGCAGCATATTATTGATGTGAGGCAGATGCTGGAAATAAAAATAGCCGAAAAAGCCGCCAGCAACCGCACCGGCAATGATATTTCGAAACTGGAACACTTTTTAAATAAAAGAGCAAAAGCTGCCGACCAGAATTTACCGGAGGAATGTATTGAGGCCCATATTAACTTTTTCCAGGTGCTGGCCGATGCGTCAAAGAACGACCTGCTGTCGGGCTTATACAAACAGTTCCTGCTGCAGTTGAAAACCGAAATGCTGGAGAATATGAAAGACACCGCCTTTTTTAAAGAAAAACGCGATCATTACCAAAACCTGCTGGATGGTATTTTACGGCAGGACGCTAAGAAGGCCGCCTTCTGGAGTGGCAAAATTAACGGGGCCATGTAGCAACTCCGTGCTCCGATTGCGCTGACATAGCTGACCGGGCCGGCAATTGGGCCGGAATGCCGGATGGGCCCCGGGTACACTCCCCGCCATTTTAAATAATTAAATCCCCGTTTCCTGTTATTTGGCCTTAAGCAGGCACGTTTAAGGAAACATTTTACCCACGGCAACGTTTGTATCCCATAAGAATTAGTTTAGTTTTGGATAAATATTTTTGAATGTATCGCCCTAATCTCAAAAACATCCGCCTGAATATGAAATATGTTCGTATAGCGGGTATTGTACTTGCCGTTATTTTTGTTTTGCTGCTGATTGGCGGTTATATTGCCTATACCAAACGCGAGGCCCTTTTGCAACGTGCCATAACCAAAGCCAAACAAAAGGCCAAAAAAGATTATAACCTCGACCTGGAAATAGGTTCGGCAAGGTTTACCGGGCTCGGTACCGTTGATTTTAGTGATATCACTGTCGTTCCGGCACAACGGGATAGTTTGCTCAGCATCAAAAATTTTGAGGTGAGTATTAAATTAATTCCGCTGATTTTCGGCAACGTAAAACTGGCGGAGGTGACGATGCAGAACGGGCACCTTAATTTAACCGACATTAACCACGTTAAGAATTTTGATTTTTTATTCAAAAAGAAAAAAGATACGACAGATACGCATTCAAAGGTCAACCTGTCTGAACTTTCCTATAACCTGATTAACCAGGTATTGTACAAGATCCCGGATAACCTGGACGTGAGTAATTTCCTGGTATCATTTACCACAGATAGCGCGAGTTTGCGGTTACTGACCCGCAATGCGGTAAATAAAGACGGGCAGCTTACCTCAACCATTGATATTAACAACGGGGCAGCTACCTGGCATTTTGCCGGAAAGATGCGCGCGTCAGACAAGGATATCGACGTTAAATTATATGCAGACGGAAAAAAGGTGGAACTGCCGTACGTTGATAAGCGGTACCATTTAAAAGTAAACTTTGATACGCTGAGCACCCGCCTGAGCAAGGTGGAACAAACCGGCGGCGAAACCCGGATTTATGGTTCCTGGAGCGCAAAAAACCTGGCGATTAACCAGGGCCGGCTGTCTTCCAGTGACATTGTTTTTCCCAAAGCGGGTATAGAAGCCAATGTATTTGTGGGCTCGAATTATGTATCGGTCGACAGCTCGTCGGTTATTACAATGAATAAAATAACCGCACATCCTTATATCAAATATACCTTGAATCCCGTAAAGGTTTATGAGTTAAAAATCAATACGGGGTGGATGGAGGCGCAGGACTTTTTTGATTCGCTGCCTGCCGGCATCTTTGATTCGTTGATGGGTATGCAGGTTGCCGGGAAGCTGAATTATAGCCTGAACCTGTTTTTAAATGCTTCGGACCCTGACAATGTACAGTTTGATTCGCGGCTCAATAAAGATGAATTTCGTATTATCCGTTATGGTAATACTGATTTCAGTAAATTGAACAGCACATTTACCTATACGCCCTATGAATATGGCAAGCCGATGCCATCGCGGTTGATCGGTCCGCAAAACCCTTATTTTACACCGCTGAGCGACATCTCACCCAACCTGCAATATGCAGTAATGACGGCCGAAGACCCCTCGTTTTACAACAACAACGGTTTTGTGGAAGAGTCGTTCCGCAAGTCGCTGGCCACCAATTTTAAAGAAAAAAAGTTTAAGCGTGGCGGCAGTACCATTTCCATGCAGCTGGTAAAAAATGCCTTTTTAAGCAGGGAAAAAACAGTTGCCCGGAAGGCTGAGGAAATGCTGATCGTATGGATGATCCAGAACGGGCACATCATGACCAAGGACCGCATGCTGGAAGTATATTTTAATATAATTGAATGGGGCCGTAACGTTTACGGTATAGGGGAAGCCTCGCGCTATTATTTTAACAAAACACCGTCGGAACTTACCATTGGCGAAAGTATTTACCTGGCCAGTATTGTGCCTCACCCCAAAACCGGATTGTATTCGTTTTTGCCCGATGGGTCGCTCAGGCCGGGCCTGGTGGGTTATTTTAACCTGATAGGCAATTTAATGGCCGGGCATGGCCGGGCGCAGCAGGATAGCAGCAACTATGGCTTTTATACGGTACGATTAAAAGAAAGCCTGCGGAAAGAAGCGCCGGCTGATACCACGCTTGCCGATAGCCTGATTAAACATGATAAAGAAGAAAATGGTGATGATGCACCGCCGGTAGCTGCTGAGCCCGTAAAAAAACCATCCTTTTTACAGCGGATCTTCGGCAAAAAAGACACGGTTGCCAGGAAAGAAGAACCGAAGATCGATCCCAAAGCGAGACTAAAAGCCGAAATTGAAAAGTTGCGCAATGATGAGGAGCAAAAAGAGCTGCTGATAGATACCGCCGGCAAAACCCGGAAAGAGATCCGCCAGGAAAAACGAAGGATGCGAAGCGAGGAAAAAGACCAGGAAAAAGCATTGAAAACCGCTGCAGGGGGATAAGAAACAACTCCAATCGTTCCGCGCAATGGCGGGCTTATATCGGCCCGCTGCCCACTGTCTACCCAGTGTAAAATAAGTATTGCCCGGCTGTGACTAAATTAAATGTTTAAACACATATGTTTGCACAAACATTTAATATTATGTCACTCATAGATAAATTACAAAGGCGTTATGCCACCAAGAAATTTGATCCCACAAAAAAATTAAGCGCCAAACAATTGGACGACCTGCTGAGCGCTGTGCAACTTTCGCCATCTTCCTACGGTTTGCAATCCTATAAAGTATTGGTTGTTGAAGACCCGGCGATAAGGGAACAATTGCGCGAGGCCGCACATGGGCAATCGCAGATCACTGATGCATCGCAGGTGTTGGTTTTCGCTTCGGAAACGGCTATTGACGAAGCACTGGTAAACAAATACGTAGATAATATTGCATTAACCCGCCATGTTGACCGCACACACCTTGCCGGTTTTGAGAATACCATGGTAGGCACCGTAAATCGCCTGAGCGAGGACCAGAAAATTGCCTGGTCGCACAAACAGGCTTATATTGCTTTAGGCGTATTGTTAACCGCCGCTGCCGAAATGGGTATTGATGCCTGCCCGATGGAAGGTTTCCAGGCCGGTAAATTTGACGAAATTTTAGGTTTAAGAGAAAAAGGACTGACCGTATCAGTAATTGCCCCGATAGGCTTCCATGCCGAAGATGACGGCTATAGCCACCTGGCAAAAGTGCGCAGGCCTAAAGAAGAAATGTTTATACATGTTTAAGTTGATTGAGTGAATGGTTGATTG
This genomic window contains:
- a CDS encoding biosynthetic peptidoglycan transglycosylase — translated: MYRPNLKNIRLNMKYVRIAGIVLAVIFVLLLIGGYIAYTKREALLQRAITKAKQKAKKDYNLDLEIGSARFTGLGTVDFSDITVVPAQRDSLLSIKNFEVSIKLIPLIFGNVKLAEVTMQNGHLNLTDINHVKNFDFLFKKKKDTTDTHSKVNLSELSYNLINQVLYKIPDNLDVSNFLVSFTTDSASLRLLTRNAVNKDGQLTSTIDINNGAATWHFAGKMRASDKDIDVKLYADGKKVELPYVDKRYHLKVNFDTLSTRLSKVEQTGGETRIYGSWSAKNLAINQGRLSSSDIVFPKAGIEANVFVGSNYVSVDSSSVITMNKITAHPYIKYTLNPVKVYELKINTGWMEAQDFFDSLPAGIFDSLMGMQVAGKLNYSLNLFLNASDPDNVQFDSRLNKDEFRIIRYGNTDFSKLNSTFTYTPYEYGKPMPSRLIGPQNPYFTPLSDISPNLQYAVMTAEDPSFYNNNGFVEESFRKSLATNFKEKKFKRGGSTISMQLVKNAFLSREKTVARKAEEMLIVWMIQNGHIMTKDRMLEVYFNIIEWGRNVYGIGEASRYYFNKTPSELTIGESIYLASIVPHPKTGLYSFLPDGSLRPGLVGYFNLIGNLMAGHGRAQQDSSNYGFYTVRLKESLRKEAPADTTLADSLIKHDKEENGDDAPPVAAEPVKKPSFLQRIFGKKDTVARKEEPKIDPKARLKAEIEKLRNDEEQKELLIDTAGKTRKEIRQEKRRMRSEEKDQEKALKTAAGG
- a CDS encoding sensor histidine kinase, with translation MEISAFQNTLIQTQLEVQEQTMQTIGADLHDNIGQLLSLTSLTLNSIELDNEAKARQKINDSIDLTLRSIKEMRLLGHLLQGDQLVALGLPEAIRQEVSWMERSGRYEIVYVPGEELPAAGNPDKDLIIFRIVQEIFNNIIKHAAATQISIALDHFDGKLNLSMIDNGVGFNTDSLPAGKAGIGLQNIRKRAAIIGGEAVITSNPGEGSRVTVSIPYP
- a CDS encoding NAD(P)H-dependent oxidoreductase, with amino-acid sequence MSLIDKLQRRYATKKFDPTKKLSAKQLDDLLSAVQLSPSSYGLQSYKVLVVEDPAIREQLREAAHGQSQITDASQVLVFASETAIDEALVNKYVDNIALTRHVDRTHLAGFENTMVGTVNRLSEDQKIAWSHKQAYIALGVLLTAAAEMGIDACPMEGFQAGKFDEILGLREKGLTVSVIAPIGFHAEDDGYSHLAKVRRPKEEMFIHV
- a CDS encoding FadR/GntR family transcriptional regulator — its product is MNPVHISHRSLADEVASLLQDRILKGEYKVNQKLPVEAKLMELYGVGRSTVREAVKTLVNSGFLRVQQGKGTFIEDNTGMNEPLNQRLKRANPQHIIDVRQMLEIKIAEKAASNRTGNDISKLEHFLNKRAKAADQNLPEECIEAHINFFQVLADASKNDLLSGLYKQFLLQLKTEMLENMKDTAFFKEKRDHYQNLLDGILRQDAKKAAFWSGKINGAM